In Zingiber officinale cultivar Zhangliang chromosome 3B, Zo_v1.1, whole genome shotgun sequence, a single window of DNA contains:
- the LOC122056009 gene encoding receptor-like protein kinase has protein sequence MAFGLRPMLLLLLLLVFFQPSNALNSEGEALLALSNSLILPRSVTSTWNSSDSSPCGWVGIDCNRGGFVTSFQLPERQISGWLGKEIGLLSHLRILDLGVNNLSRLIPSELGNCTLLEYLDLSNNYLLGEIPVTLQNLKKLSYLSLSTNLLSGNIPSLLFYGPSLETIYRYENNFTGSIPSLYGNACKLENLDLSYNQFDGDLPVTLGNCSNLKFFSAFDNHLSGRIPLTLGLLTKLEILYLSINSLSGSIPSEIGQCQSLTSLDLSENQLEGIVPRELGNLRNLERLSLFRNNLTGEFPIEIWRIPNLTIIYISNNNFSGQLPTEMCELQSLTNITIDDNQFTGIIPQCLGINNSLVQVMFTNNRLVGSIPPDICFRNQLVLLLLGNNMLNGTIPPGVGNCLSLQRLILFRNNLSGSIPEFLATSNLSYINLSFNKLNGQITQTIGNIVNLTNINLSVNKLDGPIPRQIGNLANLQRLNLSNNNLYGPLPFELSKCHMLLTLDLGFNSFNGTIPSSLGNLSSLSRLILQENQFSGGIPDFLSKLNQLFELQFGGNKLGGSIPSSLGSLQNLNAVLNLSDNGLVGQLPLELKNLNMLQSFDISFNNLTGSLMPISDFSLLTHINVSYNDFSGSLSRGLFKFAESSPSSFTGNPQLCISCQMGDSLCTNIAILEQCSMPNNNSKSLSKIEMVIIVLAAGLLCALVLFLTRFFFLKCKRKKDDVPSLFEDSSFLLKKVIEATEDFNQQYEIGRGAHGIVYKAALDTGKIYAVKKIAFRDQNQSNPSMIREIETLGKIRHRNLMKLEKFWFECEYGLLLYEYMANDSLHDVLHENKPALVLEWKVRYKIAVGIAQGLDYLHNDCIPAIIHRDIKPKNILLDADMEPHISDFGIAKLDQHSTQSTTIIGTLGYIAPETAFTTRKNKESDVYSYGVVLLELITRKMATDPSFSENMCIVGWVTSTLDGSGNIETVIDEDLANEVRGTSEIEEVKKVLSLAMRCVARKASMRPSMKNVVRELHDIMEPTTSI, from the exons ATGGCTTTCGGTCTACGGCCTATGTTGTTATTATTGTTGCTCTTGGTTTTCTTTCAACCAAGCAATGCCTTGAACTCTGAAGGAGAGGCTCTGTTGGCCCTGTCCAATAGTTTGATACTTCCTCGGTCAGTGACTTCCACCTGGAACTCATCAGACTCAAGTCCCTGTGGATGGGTAGGAATTGATTGCAACAGAGGTGGATTCGTGACTTCATTTCAGCTTCCTGAACGTCAAATTTCTGGTTGGCTGGGCAAAGAAATTGGGTTGCTAAGTCATCTGAGGATACTAGATCTTGGTGTCAACAATCTTTCTAGACTTATACCCTCAGAACTAGGCAATTGTACCCTTCTTGAATACTTGGATCTCTCAAACAATTACCTTTTAGGTGAGATACCAGTAACCCTTCAAAACCTCAAGAAGTTGTCATACCTTTCGCTTTCCACTAATTTACTAAGTGGCAATATACCAAGTCTTTTGTTCTATGGTCCGTCCCTTGAAACTATCTACCGTTATGAAAACAATTTCACTGGCTCAATTCCTTCCTTGTATGGGAATGCATGCAAGTTGGAGAACTTAGATTTGTCCTACAACCAATTTGATGGTGATCTTCCAGTGACATTGGGTAATTGCTCTAATTTGAAGTTCTTTTCTGCTTTTGACAATCATTTATCTGGGAGAATACCATTAACACTTGGCTTGTTGACAAAGCTCGAGATTCTTTACCTATCTATTAATTCTTTATCAGGGTCAATTCCCTCTGAGATAGGCCAATGTCAGTCCTTAACTTCATTAGACTTGTCTGAGAATCAACTAGAAGGAATTGTTCCAAGAGAATTGGGTAATTTGAGAAATCTAGAAAGACTTTCACTTTTTAGAAATAATTTGACTGGAGAGTTTCCAATTGAAATTTGGAGAATCCCAAATTTGACAATTATATATATCTCCAACAACAACTTCTCTGGACAACTGCCTACGGAGATGTGTGAGTTACAAAGTTTGACTAACATTACCATTGATGATAATCAATTTACAGGGATCATTCCTCAATGCTTGGGAATCAACAACAGTCTGGTGCAAGTTATGTTTACAAATAATAGGCTTGTTGGCAGCATCCCTCCTGATATATGTTTTAGAAATCAATTGGTGCTTTTGTTATTGGGCAATAATATGCTTAATGGGACAATACCACCAGGAGTTGGGAATTGCTTGAGTTTGCAAAGGTTGATTCTTTTTCGGAACAATCTCAGTGGTTCAATTCCAGAATTTCTTGCGACATCAAATTTGTCATATATTAATTTAAGTTTCAACAAACTCAATGGACAAATTACTCAAACTATAGGGAACATTGTGAATCTCACCAATATAAACTTGTCAGTGAATAAGCTTGATGGACCAATACCTCGACAAATAGGAAACCTAGCCAACCTTCAGCGTTTGAATCTATCCAACAACAATTTGTACGGTCCATTGCCGTTTGAATTATCAAAATGTCATATGTTATTAACGTTGGACTTGGGATTCAACTCTTTCAATGGAACAATACCGTCAAGTCTTGGAAACTTGTCTAGTCTCTCTCGGTTGATACTGCAAGAGAATCAATTCAGTGGAGGAATTCCAGATTTCCTATCTAAGTTGAATCAACTGTTTGAGCTGCAGTTTGGAGGAAACAAGTTGGGAGGGAGCATCCCGTCGTCATTGGGTTCATTGCAAAACTTGAATGCAGTTTTAAACCTCAGTGATAATGGACTAGTAGGACAACTTCCACTTGAGTTGAAGAATCTGAATATGCTACAAAGCTTTGATATTTCTTTTAACAATCTAACAGGGAGTTTGATGCCCATAAGTGATTTCAGTTTATTGACACACATCAATGTTTCATACAATGACTTTAGTGGTTCATTGTCAAGAGGTTTGTTTAAGTTTGCAGAATCATCACCAAGCTCATTTACAGGAAATCCTCAACTCTGCATCTCATGTCAGATGGGAGATTCTTTATGCACAAACATCGCCATATTAGAACAATGCAGCATGCCTAACAATAATTCCAAAAGTTTATCTAAGATCGAGATGGTAATCATAGTTCTTGCTGCTGGTTTGCTCTGTGCTCTAGTCCTTTTCCTCACTAGATTTTTCTTTCTCAAGTGTAAAAGAAAGAAAGATGATGTTCCATCCTTGTTTGAAGATTCTTCTTTCCTACTAAAGAAAGTAATTGAAGCCACTGAGGATTTCAATCAGCAATATGAAATTGGTAGAGGAGCTCATGGGATAGTTTACAAGGCAGCCCTCGACACAGGGAAAATATATGCCGTAAAGAAGATTGCTTTTCGAGATCAGAATCAATCAAATCCAAGTATGATTAGAGAAATCGAAACTCTTGGGAAAATCAGACATAGAAATTTAATGAAATTGGAGAAATTTTGGTTCGAATGTGAATATGGACTTTTATTATATGAGTATATGGCAAATGACAGCCTCCATGATGTTCTTCATGAGAACAAGCCGGCACTGGTCCTGGAGTGGAAGGTGAGGTACAAGATAGCTGTTGGCATTGCCCAAGGACTAGATTATCTTCACAACGACTGTATCCCTGCTATCATACACCGTGACATAAAGCCTAAAAACATATTGCTGGATGCTGATATGGAACCACATATCTCGGATTTTGGGATTGCTAAGCTTGATCAACATTCTACTCAGTCAACTACTATTATTGGCACCCTTGGTTATATTGCTCCAG AGACTGCCTTCACGACCAGAAAGAACAAGGAGTCGGATGTGTACAGTTATGGAGTCGTCTTACTCGAACTCATAACTAGAAAGATGGCCACCGACCCTTCGTTCTCGGAAAATATGTGCATAGTAGGGTGGGTGACTTCCACCTTGGATGGCAGTGGTAACATAGAAACTGTCATTGATGAAGACCTCGCGAATGAAGTCAGAGGTACTTCAGAGATCGAAGAAGTGAAGAAGGTTCTTTCATTGGCCATGAGATGTGTAGCAAGGAAGGCAAGCATGCGGCCTTCAATGAAGAATGTGGTCAGGGAGCTGCATGATATCATGGAACCCACCACTAGTATATAA